AAGAAATCCCCGATGCCCGCAGCCTGGGACATGGGCAGCACCCGGAATCCGTCCATTGTGGCTTCCAGCGCCTTGAGGGAGTCGACTTCCGTCACCACGACCTGGGCGCCCATGCCGCGCGCGCGCATGGCCAGGCCCCGGCCGCACCAACCATAACCGGCCACCACAAAGACCGAACCCGCGATGAGCCGGTTGGTGGCGCGCATCATACCGTCAATGGTGGACTGGCCCGTGCCGTAGCGGTTGTCAAAGAAGTGCTTGGTGTTTGCGTCATTGACCGCAATCAGCGGCAAGAGCAGCTTCCCCTGCCTCTCCAGACTCTGGAGCCGGATCACGCCGGTGGTGGTCTCTTCGGTGCTGCCGAGCATGCGATTTGCCTGGTCCGGGCGTTTCGAATGAATCGTCGAAACCAAATCCGCGCCGTCGTCCATGGTCACGGTCGGCTCCGCGTCCAAAACCGAGTTGATGTGCTGGTAGTACAGATCCGAGTCTTCCCCGTGCACGGCAAAGGTGTGGATCCCAAAGTCCTTGACCAGCGAAGCCGCCACATCATCCTGGGTGCTAAGAGGATTGGAGGCGCACAGGTACACATCCGCGCCGCCCGCTTTCAAGGCAATGGCCAGATTGGCTGTCTCGGTCGTCACATGCAGGCAGGCGCCGATTGTATGCCCCTTGAAGGGTTTTTCCTTGCTGAACCGCTCCTTGATCTGCCCCAGCACAGGCATATCCTTGGCAGCCCACTCAATGCGCTCCTTCCCCTTCCTGGCCAATGCGGCATCACGAATATCACTTTTGGTATTGCTCATACGAGTCCTCTCTCTTTCAAGCGTCGCAGGCATGCACACTCCTAAAGTTTAGCGGCGGAGGCCTTAAGATCGTCCGCCTTGTCGATAAGTTCCCAACTGAATCCGTCTTCCTCCCGTCCAAAATGCCCGTAGGCCGCAGTGCGCTGGAATATGGGACGCTTGAGCTTGAGCTGTTGCATGATGCCGCGCGGCGTCAAATCAAAATGCTCGAGGACCAGCTTTTCGAGCTTTCTGTCATCGAGCTTGCCTGTGCCGTCTGTGGAGACCAGGACCGAAACAGGTTCAGCAACGCCGATGGCATAAGCCAACTGCACTTCCACCTTATCGGCCAATTTCGCGGCCACAATATTCTTGGCCACATGCCGCGCGGCATAGGCGCCGGAGCGGTCCACCTTGGTCGGATCCTTGCCCGAAAATGCTCCGCCTCCGTGGGCTCCGACACCTCCGTAGGTATCCACGATGATCTTCCGTCCGGTCAAGCCCGTGTCCCCCTGCGGGCCGCCCACTTCAAAGCGCCCTGTCGGGTTGACCAGAATCCGGGTGTTCTTGTCCATCAGTTCGGCGGGCACCACCTTCTTAATGACTTGGGCTGTCAGATCCCGTTTCAGTTCGTCCATTTTCACCCGCTTGCTGTGGTGGGCGCTGATAAGAACCGTATCCACCCGCACCGGTATGCTGCCCTTGTACTCCACTGTCACTTGGGACTTGCCGTCCGGGCGCAGATACTTCAGCGTGCCGTTGCGCCGCACCTCGGAAAGGCGCCGCACCAAACGATGCGCCAATGTAATGGGAAGCGGCATAAGTTCCGGGGTTTCGTTTGTCGCATAGCCGAACATCATGCCCTGGTCCCCGGCCCCTCCGGTATCCACACCCATGGCAATATCCGGAGACTGTTCCTGGATCGCTGTGATCACTCCGCAGCTTGCGTAATCAAAGCCGTACTCCGGCTCCACATAGCCGATATCGTGCACGGTCTTGCGCACAATCTTCGGAATTTCCACATAAGTATTGGTGGTGATCTCGCCGGCCACCAGGATCAGTCCCGTGGTCGTCATGGCCTCACAGGCAACGCGGCCATCCGGGTCTTCCGCAAGAATCGCATCCAGGACCGCATCGGAGATTTGGTCACACATCTTGTCCGGGTGGCCTTCGGTCACAGATTCAGAAGTAAAGAGGGTGTTCTTATTGGGCATTCGTTCTCTCCAAATCGTTAGGAGGCTCCGGCGATGTGTTCACCGCCGGACCCGCCTAGTTCCTTATCGGCCTTCTCATAGGACTTCAAGTCCCCTATATCAAACCAGCGTCCGCCCGACCGGTAAGCGTAAACGGGCCGCTCGTGCACCAGCCAGCTGATAAAATAACCCGGCGCATCGGGCACATTCCCGGCTTCTAAATACGTATTGACCAGGCCCACCATCTCTTTTGTGAAATAGTAGAGAGCCATTGCGACCAAAGTGGACGGAGGGTCTTCGGGTTTTTCCAGAAGCTCCAGAACCTTGGAATTCTCATCCACAGCCACAATCCCGTACTGAGAAGCCATGCTCAAGTCTCCGATATCATGCACCGCAATAGTCCCTGCGCCCTCGGGCCGGGCCATCGCCCATTCCAGAAATTCACCTGCGCCAAAATCAAAGTAGTTGTCCCCTCCGATCACAACCAGGTCCTCTTCAACACCCTCGGTGTCGATCACATATTTCATGTCCCCGATCGCACCGAGGCGGTCGTCGTTACTGGAGGTTCCGTCGTTGAGGACCTTCAGGGATTTTGCGCAGGAATAATCGCGGGCCCATTCATGAAAGTATTCATAAAACTTTTGGTTGGTGACTACATAGATCTCGTTGATTTCCGGCACCTTTTCAAGACCTTCCACGAGATAGTTGATGATGGGCTTTCCGCCAAGCGTGAGGAGGGGCTTGGGCTTATTCCGGGTCAAGGGATACAGCCGTGTTGCATATCCTGCGGCCAAAATCATGGCTTTCACTGTGTCCATCCCTTTCTGTTCGGCAGTCCTTAGGCCTGCCAGGACCCCAATTCGGACTTGAGCGAATCGATTCTGGAGACGTCCGTGGGATCCATGCCATTCAGGAGGGCTAGATAGGTGGATGCAAAATCGCCCGTATATATCAAAGAGAACATTCTAGACAATCGCTCCTGTCCTGTCGACCACACCTCAAGCACCTCGATATCGAGGGATTTCCAGAGCCGTTTGGAAATCTCAATCCGCGTGCGGATCCGGGCCCTCTCTTCTCTGTCTCTCAGCAGCACAATCGTCTGGTGCTCAGCAACCTCCGAAGGCCCCCCCCAACCCACAATGTCGTTGTGATTGATTTCCGGAAAAGTCCCGCCCATGGCCAAAACCTTGGCGTTTTCTGCGAGCTGTGTTTTCCAGCGGCTCACCACTCCGTCCGAGAGATCCGCATCCGCGTAAATAACCGGGAGACGCCCTTTTAAGGCTTCGG
This DNA window, taken from Candidatus Omnitrophota bacterium, encodes the following:
- a CDS encoding nucleotidyltransferase family protein; the encoded protein is MDTVKAMILAAGYATRLYPLTRNKPKPLLTLGGKPIINYLVEGLEKVPEINEIYVVTNQKFYEYFHEWARDYSCAKSLKVLNDGTSSNDDRLGAIGDMKYVIDTEGVEEDLVVIGGDNYFDFGAGEFLEWAMARPEGAGTIAVHDIGDLSMASQYGIVAVDENSKVLELLEKPEDPPSTLVAMALYYFTKEMVGLVNTYLEAGNVPDAPGYFISWLVHERPVYAYRSGGRWFDIGDLKSYEKADKELGGSGGEHIAGAS
- a CDS encoding methionine adenosyltransferase, with product MPNKNTLFTSESVTEGHPDKMCDQISDAVLDAILAEDPDGRVACEAMTTTGLILVAGEITTNTYVEIPKIVRKTVHDIGYVEPEYGFDYASCGVITAIQEQSPDIAMGVDTGGAGDQGMMFGYATNETPELMPLPITLAHRLVRRLSEVRRNGTLKYLRPDGKSQVTVEYKGSIPVRVDTVLISAHHSKRVKMDELKRDLTAQVIKKVVPAELMDKNTRILVNPTGRFEVGGPQGDTGLTGRKIIVDTYGGVGAHGGGAFSGKDPTKVDRSGAYAARHVAKNIVAAKLADKVEVQLAYAIGVAEPVSVLVSTDGTGKLDDRKLEKLVLEHFDLTPRGIMQQLKLKRPIFQRTAAYGHFGREEDGFSWELIDKADDLKASAAKL
- a CDS encoding adenosylhomocysteinase, translated to MSNTKSDIRDAALARKGKERIEWAAKDMPVLGQIKERFSKEKPFKGHTIGACLHVTTETANLAIALKAGGADVYLCASNPLSTQDDVAASLVKDFGIHTFAVHGEDSDLYYQHINSVLDAEPTVTMDDGADLVSTIHSKRPDQANRMLGSTEETTTGVIRLQSLERQGKLLLPLIAVNDANTKHFFDNRYGTGQSTIDGMMRATNRLIAGSVFVVAGYGWCGRGLAMRARGMGAQVVVTEVDSLKALEATMDGFRVLPMSQAAGIGDFFVTLTGNMHVLREEHFVKMKDGAILANSGHFDIEIDLKGLKKISKSMSVVREHIDVYTTKDGREICVLGSGRLVNLAAAEGHPAAVMDMSFANQALSAEYLIKSKGSLSKSVHLVPASIDDEIARLKLKSMGVKIDKLTADQKKYLSSWEIGT